Proteins encoded in a region of the Marmota flaviventris isolate mMarFla1 chromosome 3, mMarFla1.hap1, whole genome shotgun sequence genome:
- the Ormdl2 gene encoding ORM1-like protein 2 — protein sequence MNVGVAHSEVNPNTRVMNSRGIWLAYIILVGLLHVVLLSIPFFSIPVVWTLTNVIHNLAMYIFLHTVKGTPFETPDQGKARLLTHWEQMDYGLQFTSSRKFLSISPIILYLLASFYTKYDAAHFLINTTSLLSVLLPKLPQFHGVRLFGINKY from the exons ATGAATGTGGGGGTGGCACACAGTGAAGTAAACCCCAACACCCGAGTGATGAATAGTCGGGGCATCTGGCTGGCCTACATCATCTTGGTAGGACTGCTGCATGTGGTTCTACTCAGCATCCCCTTCTTCAGCATTCCTGTTGTCTGGACCCTGACCAACGTCATCCATAACTTG GCAATGTATATCTTCTTACATACAGTGAAAGGAACACCCTTTGAAACCCCTGACCAAGGAAAGGCTCGGCTACTGACGCACTGGGAGCAGATGGACTATGGGCTCCAGTTTACCTCTTCCCGCAAATTCCTTAGCATCTCTCCTATCATACT ctaTCTCCTGGCCAGCTTCTACACCAAATATGATGCTGCTCACTTCCTCATCAACACTACCTCACTGCTCAGTGTACTGCTGCCTAAGTTACCTCAATTCCATGGGGTTCGTCTCTTTGGCATTAACAAATACTGA